Genomic segment of Alcanivorax borkumensis SK2:
GCACCGCAGACACCCATCGCGATACCGCCGAACAGATTCGCCATTGCGCCGAGCAACGCGGCGAACACGTAGCGATACTGGCCGACCTGCAAGGGCCTAAGATCCGCATTGGCTGCTTTCGCGACGGCCCCATCATGCTCACCGCCGGCCAACCCTTTACGCTTGATACTGCTCTGTCAGATGACGCAGGCGATACCGAGCAGGTCGGCGTCAGTTACCCACCACTACCCAGCGACTGTGAACCCGGCGATATCCTGCTGCTCAATGACGGCCTGCTAGAACTCGAAGTAAACACCATCAACCGCACCCGGGTGGAATGCACGGTGCGCGTGGGCGGTGAACTCTCGGATCATAAAGGCGTAAACCGCAAAGGTGGCGGCCTCAGTGCCCGCGCCCTTACCGAGAAAGACCTGGCGGATATCATCACCGCCGCCGACATGGAGGTGGATTTTCTCGCGCTCTCCTTTCCCCGCGACGCGGAGGATGTAAACGAAGCACGCCGCCGTTATCAGGAAGCCGGCGGCAAAGGTGACATCATTGCCAAAATCGAACGCGCCGAAGCCGTGGCAGACGACGACACCTTGGATGCCATTATCAATGCCTCCGACGGAGTGATGGTGGCGCGTGGCGATTTGGCCGTGGAAATTGGTGATGCGGAACTTGTCGGCGTGCAGAAGCACATCATCCGCCGGGCACGAGCGTTAAATCGCTTCGTGATTACTGCCACCCAGATGATGGAATCCATGATCCACAGCCCACAACCCACCCGGGCAGAGGTCTCAGACGTAGCCAACGCGGTACTCGACGGCACCGACGCCGTCATGCTGTCAGCGGAAACCGCGGTCGGCGACTTTCCCAAAGAAACCGTACAGGCCATGGACCGGATCATCCTTGGCGCCGAGCGTACCTGGCAGGAACGCAGGGCTGATCGGCCGATCAACGACAACGCCGACAACATTGACGAAGTGATCGCCATGGCCGCCATGCAGGCAGCCAACCGACTCAGCAACGTGGCCGCCATTATTGCCATGACGGAAACTGGTAACACCCCGCGGCTAATGTCTCGATTACGCTCTGGCATGCCCATCTATGCATTCACCCCCTACCCCTCCAGCCAGCGCCGAGTCGCCATTTTACGTGGTGTATATGCCATGCCCTTCGACAGTCACGCACTGGCTAGCGACACCGTCAACCGCAAAGCGGTGAGCATGTTAGAAGACATGGGCGTAGTGCAGACTGGCGACCGGATACTGATCACCAAGGGCAATTATGCCGACGCCCACGGTGGCACCAATACCCTGAAAATCGTCGAGGTCGGCAGTAACATTCAATAATTCTTTTGCGGAGCCTTCATGCCATTTCCGTTGTGAAGGCTCCGGCTCTGCACCCTAAAGAGCAAAACGCTCGCTCTGCCAAAAAAACCGCAAATTTTTTTTCAGAAACACCTTAGCAGCAAGCTTGCACAGACAATGGTCGGCTCCACTGTGTGCAATAGGTTGCAACAGATAAAATGCTCTCCCCCAACATTTTCTCAAGCGCCAGTCGAAAGCGGCTTTTCGGCAACAGTCATCCTTATTCTTTGCTGGCATAGTAACGCCTGAATTGAAGGAGGAACCATGTCTGACTCCATTAGTACCTTAAAGCAAAAAGGGTTGCCCGCCGATGCGCTAGCCTTTATTGAATCCCTGCCCGCAGATCAAGCCAACACGTTAGCTGATGCGGTGCTTGCCGCCTTGGCAAGCAAAGACGCTCGCGTAGAAAGAGCCATGAATAATGCTTTGAATGTCGTACCGGGGCCTTTTCGTCGGCCAGTCAAAAAAATGTTGTTCGGTTAAAGCTGGAGTATAAGCATGCATATTGAAACCCAAGCAGAGCTACTCAAACTGAGCCGATTACTGGAAACCGATGAAACAGACATGGCGTTTCTAGAGGGTCAGGACCTAACGTCCCTGGCCGCATTCCGCACCCGTATTTCCAGCTTTTTTTATCAGCAACATCAGGATAGCTATCAACGGTTGGCAGGCATCAGCAAACTGGTACCCACCGGCGCCAGCGCCAAGTTGGCCACCACCGTGCTCGGCTCGGTATTGGCGGCGGGCATTGCATCCGAGCTACCCGCCGACCGCGCTATCAAACTAGCGGACAAACTACCCAACGACTTTCTCGCCAAGCTATGCATCCACCTTGAGCCGACATATTCTCGCGCTCTGCTGGCCGCCATGCCCGACAAAATTGTTGCCACTGTGGCCAAATCATTACTGGCCATGAATGAACACATCACCCTTGCCCGCTTTGTAAACGTGATTCAACCCTCTGCATTGAAAGCGGTTACCGCTTCGGTAGAGGATGGCGAAGCCATGGTGAAAATTTCGCTGTATCTAGAAGATAAGAGCACGCTCAATACTTTGCTCGGTTTACTCAGTGAAACCCAGCAACGCGCTACATTGAAAGCGGCCACCGATCATGAATTATGGCCCGCTGTGCTGTCACTTAACGGCCATTTGAATACTCAGCTTCGCGGCCAAATGGGGAACTTGGTGGCCGAGCAAGGCGAAACCGTACTCAGCCATATTATCGATGTGGCCAGTGAGCAACGCCTGTGGACCAATCTATTACAGGCTGTTAACGCCATGGATAATGCGCATCAACAAACTGTGGTCAACGTGCCCAAGTTACGTGAAGACACTATTATAGAAAGCCTTATCACCACCGTGGCCGAAGAAAATAGCTGGGACGAGCTACTTCCTTTGTTCTCGCTACTGGACCACGCCCACCTAACGCCAGCGCTAGAGGTGCTCACCGAGCGTCAACCCCAGGCCCTGAACCAAGCACTACGCCAAGCTCACGACAGCAGCCTGCTGGGGCTGTTTGGGCATTTGCCCGAGGATCAGTTACCCCGAGTTGCTAAAGCCATTCAAAGCCAGGGAACAGATAACTGGACGGCCTTTGTTGCTCGCAATGGCGATGCCCACGAAATCGAAGCGCTGAAAGCACAGATTACATAAACCATCAGCTCCGAGGGTTGCTCCTACATTACGGTTAAGCAACGTCCAGGAAGGCGCTATCGTTCAACTTACCAATCGACGTAAGTAGCGCCTTGCGGATACTAACGTACCCGCCCCACAAGAGTTCTGCACCTCGCACACCGACAGTTATCATCGAAATATGGATGACCACCGCGACGACGCCCTGGATCTATCTCCTCGGCGTTAACGACTAGGCTGCTGCAAAAGCTGTGCATACCCGCGTATTTGTCGCACAGCAACAACAGAAAAGCGGTGCCAGACTTTTCAATATCTTCACGGATGTAAGGCGAGAGCAAGATAGGCAATCCGTGTTCAGTTTGATCGTGCTTGAACGCTCAAGTGATCTTCCCTCAACGCTTGTTGATAGAAACCCCACGCCATGATTCCGGCCAGCACATTGCCCAATGCGGCCCCTAGAGCAAAGCCACCGAAACCACCAAACTCCAAACCCAACCATAACAAGGGCAAATAGCACAGGAACAAACGCAGGAAGGAAATCACCATGGCACGCATGGGCCAGCCCAGCGCATTGCTGGCCGATACCACCAGCATGCATACGCCAAGGAAACCATAGCTAGGCGGAATCCAGCGAATCAGTACGGTTAGATAAGCCTGCACCGCCGGCGTATCCACCAGTACGCTGGCCAACGGCGCGGCAAACAACGCCATCACCAACCCCAGCACCACCTGCCAGACAATCACCATGCCGGCGGCCACCTGCATCAACCGCCGCACCGTGGCCCAGTCGTTGCTGCCATAACAGCGCCCCAGCCAGGGCGGTAGCGCCATGGTCATCCCCAGCACCCAAACAATGGAGAAGCCTTCCAACCGACTGGCCATGCCCCAAGCCGCTACCGCCTGATCGCCGGAACGGGCCACCAAGGCCGTAGCCACCATGGCGGCCAGCGGCGGCATTAGCTGGCTAACCATGGCCGGACCGGCAATCTGTGCAAACGGCCAAGCAGACACGCGCACCTGCGCCACCATGCCATGGCGTTGCACCCAACCTTTGCCCCGCAAGGCATACGCCACAATGACGCCACCGATGGAAAACGCCAACAGCGTCGCTAATGCCGCACCGGGCAAACCCAAGCCCTGCCAATCGCCAATGCCAAAAATAAGAATCGGATCCAATAACAGATTCAGCAAACTGGTCGCTACCATCATCATGCCTGGAAAACGGGTATTGCCGTGGGCACGGAACAGGCTGTAGCCAAAATACACGACCCCGCCTACCCACATGGCCGGCACCTGCAAAGCCCAGAAGGGGCGAATCATGGAGCGAATCTCGTCGCTAGCCCCGAGCAACCTAAACGCCGGCTCTTGGATGAGCCATAACACCAGCACCAACATACCTTGCAGTAGACCGCCACCGACCAACACCAACGCACCCAACCGATTGGCTTGTTCTTGCTGGCCAGCGCCAATAGCCCGAGAAATCAACGCGGCAATAGCAATGCCGATGCCCACCTGAACGCCGATAACCAGAAACGCCAGCGGGAAAGTAAACGACTGGGCGGCCAGTGGCTCCGTACCCAGCCTGGCCACAAAGATACTGTCGACCAGATAAAAGCCCAATAGGGACATGACGCCCATGGCCATAGGCCAAGTCTGCTGCCATAACTGGCGAACCAGGGTCAGAGTGGGCAAGGATGCCGTATCGGTTTGTGGGGTGCCGTTCACGTAACGTCCTGCCGATTATCTACCTCGCCGGGATGGCGACCCTTACTGCGTTCGTAGGTCACGATGGCGCTGCCGATACTGCCAATCAACATGCCCACCGAGCCGATAATAAACAGCCAAGTGCCAGCCTGCTGCCAGCTTTCCCAAAGAAAAAACACACTGCCAACGACAAAGGTGCCATTACCAATCAAACCTAAAATAACGTGGAACCACTGATACCGATGGACAAGTGCGCGAGTCAGTGCCCAGCTGCTGGAGTTCGATGAGGATGGTGAAGTAGATGTCATCATGGTCCCTCTAGCTGAATCAGGAGAGCGAGCCTAACACGGCTACGAGGAACTGTCCGTCAAACGCCACCCTGCCCAGTGGCTGCGCTTACAGAGGGTGCAAACGATCAACTAGTTTGCCGGTTTCAACCAACTCCAGAAACTCATCGCCAAGATGCTGACTTTCAGCCACCGCCTTGCGCCAATAAGCCTCGCGACCAGCGTCATTACCACGATACTGTTTGAAATCCGTACGATCGGGAAGCTTGCCGTGGGGCAGGCGTGCCAAATAGTCGCGGGACGGGGTGACTAGCAACAGGTTGCGCAAGCGTTGCGGGTCGCCGTTGCGCCACCGCAACGGTTTATCAAACCAACCGGGGATTACCCGATCAGTGAAATGCGGGAACAACACAATACCTTCGCTCTGATAAGGCAGGTCTAGGTGATAATCGACCAGGCCGCCATCGCGATACACGCCATCTGGAGCACCGGGCAAGCCGGTGACGCCGTCCAGCACCATGGGAATCGCGGCACTGGCCAACAATGCCGCCCGCACATTATCCGCCCGCAGATTCACATGGTGGGTGGTGAAATCATTGAGCTCCCCCAACGGCAAAGCATCCCCTTGCGGATAAACCAGCGCACGCTCCATAAACCAGCCGATAGCTCGGCGGCTAAACAAATTGGTGCCAATCAAGCCTGCCAGCCCTAGCCCCAACCCTAGCCCCCCCTGACGGGCCATCAACCCACGGCTGCGGGTCATCACAATCACCAGCCGGTAATCCGGATTATGCAGAATCCGCTGATCCCGATCCTGCAGCAGTTCCGACAACATCTGCGCGCAGCGCAGGCTTATCTCTTTGGCGGTGATGCCTTTAGGAAAACGCTGCTGAGTATAGAGCGCAGCCAAACGGGCCAGGCCTTCGCGGGCATCGCCCATGGTAATGGCCGCAAACCGCCAGCTGCCGATAGACGCGCCAATCAAGGTCCGCGGGCGCGGCGCGGTGGGCAAAAAATCCCCGAACACCGCTTGGTCTAGGCCGTTGATGCCTAACGCTTTTGGCCCGCCGGCAGCGCCGGGAACGATATCCACATCGGCGGCCCGCAGTCCATGTTCGCGCAAATGCGCAATGGCAGCGCTCCCCGCGCGAAGAGACAACGCAGGGGCTGAGGTATGAATAGAAACCACCCAATATCTCCGCATCTATTCCAGCAGGAGTAACTATGGTAACGAGAAAAAGAAACGCGCCGAAATAGCATTCCACTATTGGAGCAAAACCGTACGGCAATCCTGCCGCTGAAGATCGCTCAAGACGCAAGTGAACGCTAATGGCTGCTCAGCAGCGGCACCACAAATTGGGAACAACGCAGGAAAGGAAACACGAAGGGAAGCCAGCCTGAAAGACTGATCAGGTAACGGGCTCAACGGCCTGCCAGATCACGCCGCATCAGCAGCGGTTAACCTCGACCCAGCAAACGCTGGCACAGAGTGGCGCCATCCCTGGCTAAAAATAATGACATCAGGCATCCCTCTGATGTTGCGCCTGTTTTGGCAGACGCGCTTCTGCTACTAGCCTAGCGAATTATTCGCCGTAGAGACAAAGATAGGCCGTATCAATAGCCACTTTCACCTGGAATTTCTGGTCAGCCTCAATCTCAAAGGTTTCCCCGGCAACAAAGGTTTGCCAATCGGCACTGCCCGGCAACTTAACCGTTAGGGCACCGCTGGTTACGGTCATGGTCTCGTGTTCACTGGTGCCGAATTCATAATCACCCGGCGCCATAACACCGATAGTGGCTGGCTTGGTTTCGGTTTGAAACGCAATGGATGCCACCTTGGCATCGAAGTATTCGTTGACCTTGAACATACAAGAGACTCCGCTGATTCAATGGAGGCGCGAGTATGCCAAAAGCCTGAGCAAATCACCGCTTATTTCCCATTGTTCGCGAAAACCGGCCACTAACTAACCGTGCCGACATCGCCTGAAAGCGTCATTAGCTGTCCAATGGTGGCGCAGTAGCAAAGGGCGTTGCCGTAGGCCAGTTTGGGATGGCGTCAATGGAAAAGGAAGTGCCTGACTGTTTGGTTCATGGCATGAATAAAACGCAAAAGGGCATCGTAATCACACCGATGCCCTACTTTTTGGTATTGGTTGGCCTTTCAGGGGTTTTTCTAGGGAGCCCTGGAGCTAGCTAGCTGACGTTTAGTTTGTGAACGGTTGGCAGTACAAGGAGATCTGGTCGTCGTCGCTATCAAATTCCGTATAAGCAATGATTGCGTCGTAGCTGCGACCGCTGCTGACACTACAACTCACCTCATCAATCATTACGCCCTGAGTTTCATTGTTGATAGTAACGGTCAGGTTACTGCCAGCACTGAGTGATACATAGCTGCTGCCATCGGCATATTCCAATCCACTCACAAGCGGTTGGCCGCCGGGAATGCCACTGCTTGAGGTAACGCTCAACTCATCTCCGGATAAGCGCGACAGAGTATTGATAAAGCGAACTCGAATCTGCCCGCTGGCTACATCCATTTTCTGATGACTGAAGGTTTTCAGCTGGCGATTATCTAAGGTGGTATCCCCCATCAGCACCACGGTGTAACGATTGCCGGCAATGAGAGTGCGATTGATCGGGCCGCTGACCAGCGAGCTGCCTGAACTGCTACCACGAACATCGAAGGCCACCGACTGGCTGTCATCATCCAGATCCAGGCTATTGACACTCACGTTGCCCCGCGTGGTGTAGTCCACGTCACTTTCCAGTGCCGAATTCTGGTCATCCACGAACAAATCCACGGTAATATCGTCTTCGCTGCCGCCACCTACCTGGGTAAGCTGATTATGGAAGTACAGCCGAGTACTGTCGGAGAATAGATCATCGTCTTCATCACAACCGAATGCAGACAAACCGACAACGGACGCCGCCATCACCAATCGCAGAAAAATCATCGCTGTTCACTCCCGGAGGAGGATTCAGCCTGCGCGCTTTGGACCGGCAACCCAGGCACATCCTCCTCGTTAAATTCACGGATAAAGATACCCCAAAACGCGACAAAAAGAGCCGCTAGCAGAGGACCAACGGCAAACCCAGTGATACCAAACATGGCCAAACCACCCAGGGTGGAAAATAGCACCACATAGTCCGGCAACTTGGTATCACGGCCCACCAGAATCGGGCGCAGAATATTGTCCACCAGGCCGATCACAAACACCCCGAACAAAATCAGGACGGTGGCCTCCTTCATGTCGCCCACGGCATACAGATACAACGCCACCGGGAACCAGATCAGCCCTGCACCCACCGCAGGAATGAGTGACAGTACCGCCATCACTACCCCCCACAGTAAAGCGCCAGGAATGCCCAGCCACCAAAAAATCAGCCCGCCCAAAGCACCCTGCGTAATCGCCACCAGCAGGTTTCCCTTAATGGTGGCACGGGTCACTTCCGCAAACTTAGCAAACAGTAACTCTTCACGCTCATCGCCTAGAGGCAGAGCCCTAA
This window contains:
- a CDS encoding YrhK family protein yields the protein MMTSTSPSSSNSSSWALTRALVHRYQWFHVILGLIGNGTFVVGSVFFLWESWQQAGTWLFIIGSVGMLIGSIGSAIVTYERSKGRHPGEVDNRQDVT
- a CDS encoding MATE family efflux transporter, whose translation is MAMGVMSLLGFYLVDSIFVARLGTEPLAAQSFTFPLAFLVIGVQVGIGIAIAALISRAIGAGQQEQANRLGALVLVGGGLLQGMLVLVLWLIQEPAFRLLGASDEIRSMIRPFWALQVPAMWVGGVVYFGYSLFRAHGNTRFPGMMMVATSLLNLLLDPILIFGIGDWQGLGLPGAALATLLAFSIGGVIVAYALRGKGWVQRHGMVAQVRVSAWPFAQIAGPAMVSQLMPPLAAMVATALVARSGDQAVAAWGMASRLEGFSIVWVLGMTMALPPWLGRCYGSNDWATVRRLMQVAAGMVIVWQVVLGLVMALFAAPLASVLVDTPAVQAYLTVLIRWIPPSYGFLGVCMLVVSASNALGWPMRAMVISFLRLFLCYLPLLWLGLEFGGFGGFALGAALGNVLAGIMAWGFYQQALREDHLSVQARSN
- the pyk gene encoding pyruvate kinase, encoding MIAGKIRMPPRTSQHPLRRTKIVATVGPASAPLSMLDTLIGAGVNVFRLNFSHGTADTHRDTAEQIRHCAEQRGEHVAILADLQGPKIRIGCFRDGPIMLTAGQPFTLDTALSDDAGDTEQVGVSYPPLPSDCEPGDILLLNDGLLELEVNTINRTRVECTVRVGGELSDHKGVNRKGGGLSARALTEKDLADIITAADMEVDFLALSFPRDAEDVNEARRRYQEAGGKGDIIAKIERAEAVADDDTLDAIINASDGVMVARGDLAVEIGDAELVGVQKHIIRRARALNRFVITATQMMESMIHSPQPTRAEVSDVANAVLDGTDAVMLSAETAVGDFPKETVQAMDRIILGAERTWQERRADRPINDNADNIDEVIAMAAMQAANRLSNVAAIIAMTETGNTPRLMSRLRSGMPIYAFTPYPSSQRRVAILRGVYAMPFDSHALASDTVNRKAVSMLEDMGVVQTGDRILITKGNYADAHGGTNTLKIVEVGSNIQ
- a CDS encoding pyrimidine/purine nucleoside phosphorylase; the protein is MFKVNEYFDAKVASIAFQTETKPATIGVMAPGDYEFGTSEHETMTVTSGALTVKLPGSADWQTFVAGETFEIEADQKFQVKVAIDTAYLCLYGE